From Asterias rubens chromosome 6, eAstRub1.3, whole genome shotgun sequence, one genomic window encodes:
- the LOC117291670 gene encoding probable Bax inhibitor 1, with the protein MDALFGQRKIKLSALSDFSQLNKTTRTHLKNVYSCLAICMLAAAVGAYVHLFTGILEAGFLTSIAGLGLLIWLGVTKDNGSNQGKRLGLLSGFAFFTGLSLGPLMYVVAKIDIQIIPTAFLATCVIFGCFTFAALWSDRRSFLFLGGTLFSGLSILMIMSLLNIFIGSTLIFRAEMYLCLAVFMGFVLFDTQLIVEKCNNGDKDYIWHSVDLFLDFINIFRQLMILLAMNNDKKEKRRK; encoded by the exons ATGGACGCTCTGTTTGGGCAACGCAAAATTAAGCTGTCAGCCCTGTCTGACTTCTCACAATT AAATAAGACGACTCGGACCCATCTGAAGAATGTATACAGCTGCTTGGCTATCTGTATGTTGGCAGCAGCCGTTGGTGCCTACGTTCATCTGTTCACAGGCATTCTAGAG GCTGGTTTTCTGACCTCCATTGCAGGCCTTGGCCTCTTGATCTGGCTTGGAGTTACCAAAGACAATGGCTCCAACCAAGGCAAACGCCTGGGCCTCCTTTCTGGGTTTGCTTTCTTCACAG GTCTGAGTCTTGGTCCACTGATGTACGTTGTTGCCAAGATTGATATACA GATTATCCCAACAGCATTTTTGGCAACGTGTGTCATCTTTGGCTGCTTCACTTTTGCTGCTCTGTGGTCCGACCGCCGCAGCTTTCTGTTTCTCGGCG GTACCCTGTTTTCTGGCCTCTCCATCTTGATGATCATGTCCCTGCTTAATATCTTTATTGGTTCAACTCTCATCTTCAGA GCTGAGATGTACCTGTGCCTGGCTGTATTCATGGGATTTGTGTTGTTTGACACCCAGCTCATCGTTGAGAAATGCAACAACGGAGACAAGGACTACATCTG GCACAGTGTAGACCTATTTTTGGATTTCATCAATATTTTCCGTCAGCTGATGATCCTTTTGGCAATGAACAATGATAAG AAAGAGAAACGTAGAAAGTAA